From Rudanella lutea DSM 19387, a single genomic window includes:
- a CDS encoding cation:dicarboxylate symporter family transporter, translating to MKLLTNLTFWVLTAITAGILLGHYRPDLALMPVLDEPLKARFMGQELTIGATVSEFLSGIFISTVKLFINPIIFLTITLGIVSMGDLKKVGKVGAKALLYFEVVTTLALLIGIGVAHVIQPGVGVSTAAVKGGDISKYTKSAEAFSWLKFLGDNSTLQVLIVAILTGIVLSRYSGRERVVPVLNRVAKVVFTALHRVMLLAPIGAFGGMAFTIGKYGLATLLPLGKLMLTVYITMALFIFVVLWFILRHAGVRLWSFLRYIREELLIVLGTSSSEAGLPSLMEKLERMGCARSVVGLVVPAGYSFNLDGTTIYLSMATLFLAQVFGVELTVAQMLTIIGILMVTSKGAAGVTGSGFVVLASTLTAIKVIPVEGLALLLGVDRFMSEARSITNFIGNGVATIWLAKNEGAFDAQKMEWAFARVDVTEDIRTDNLDQKPVAK from the coding sequence ATGAAGCTGCTGACTAACTTGACGTTTTGGGTACTTACGGCCATTACGGCCGGTATTCTCCTTGGCCATTACCGGCCCGACCTGGCCCTGATGCCCGTTCTCGACGAACCGCTCAAAGCCCGGTTTATGGGGCAGGAGCTGACCATTGGGGCTACCGTCAGTGAGTTTTTGAGCGGCATTTTTATCAGCACGGTCAAGTTGTTTATCAATCCGATCATCTTCCTGACCATCACGCTCGGTATTGTGAGCATGGGCGACCTGAAAAAAGTCGGTAAAGTGGGGGCCAAAGCCCTGTTGTATTTTGAGGTAGTCACCACGTTGGCCCTGCTGATTGGTATCGGAGTCGCTCACGTCATTCAGCCGGGGGTAGGCGTGAGTACGGCGGCCGTCAAAGGGGGCGACATCAGCAAATACACCAAAAGTGCGGAAGCCTTCAGCTGGCTCAAGTTTTTGGGTGATAATTCAACCTTGCAGGTGCTGATTGTGGCTATTCTGACCGGCATTGTCCTGAGCCGATACAGTGGGCGCGAACGGGTTGTCCCGGTCCTGAACCGGGTGGCTAAGGTGGTCTTTACAGCCCTGCATCGGGTTATGCTACTGGCGCCGATTGGCGCGTTTGGTGGCATGGCGTTTACCATTGGTAAATATGGCCTGGCCACCCTGTTGCCGTTGGGCAAATTGATGCTGACCGTGTACATCACCATGGCCCTGTTCATTTTTGTGGTGTTGTGGTTCATTCTGCGTCATGCGGGCGTCCGGCTGTGGTCGTTTTTGCGGTATATCCGGGAGGAGTTGCTGATTGTATTGGGCACCTCATCGTCGGAAGCGGGCCTGCCGAGCCTGATGGAAAAGCTGGAGCGTATGGGCTGTGCCCGCTCGGTGGTGGGGCTGGTAGTACCGGCCGGGTATTCGTTCAACCTCGACGGAACAACCATTTACCTCTCCATGGCGACGCTGTTTCTGGCGCAGGTGTTCGGCGTAGAGCTGACGGTGGCCCAAATGCTCACCATCATTGGTATTCTGATGGTAACCTCGAAAGGGGCCGCCGGGGTTACCGGCAGTGGCTTTGTGGTGCTGGCGAGTACGCTTACGGCTATTAAAGTGATTCCGGTGGAGGGACTGGCCCTATTGTTGGGTGTCGATCGGTTTATGTCCGAAGCCCGCAGTATCACCAACTTTATTGGTAATGGCGTGGCTACTATCTGGCTGGCCAAAAACGAGGGCGCGTTTGATGCCCAAAAGATGGAATGGGCCTTCGCTCGTGTCGACGTGACCGAGGATATCCGGACGGATAACCTGGATCAGAAGCCGGTTGCGAAGTAG
- a CDS encoding type II toxin-antitoxin system RelE/ParE family toxin: MQYTIAWTENARDEIRAILDYMLEHWEDGVTSRLADEIQKVADQLSAFPYLGIQHERYSSLRLIRVKPYYRLLYTVVEEKKEVLILNVLDTRQP; the protein is encoded by the coding sequence ATGCAATACACGATAGCCTGGACCGAAAATGCCAGAGATGAGATTCGGGCGATTCTGGATTACATGTTGGAACATTGGGAAGATGGTGTCACAAGTCGCCTGGCGGATGAAATACAAAAGGTTGCCGATCAACTCAGTGCTTTTCCGTATTTGGGTATTCAGCACGAACGATACTCCAGTCTAAGGCTAATACGGGTTAAGCCTTATTACAGGTTGCTATATACCGTAGTTGAAGAAAAGAAAGAGGTGCTAATCCTGAACGTTCTGGACACCCGCCAGCCATAA
- a CDS encoding T9SS type A sorting domain-containing protein — protein MTNLSKSTLFGMLLVLLSVASVWAQSAPTVQWRVDLGQPPTVAKVVNAPGGEYFVLLTPRFGSSTLARLTADGQYQPIRTLPNSPDTYEANQLIRTQDGGFLISGNVNRDGFNARGFITKLDVQGNTVWNTVPDPLPLVPGIRPTSYRNTFLLERSDYYVKFTNIGRGIVSSAFRQHFDKNGRELTFGRTPVDNTLAYAASTEFVSDLAEAVDGGILVGFGNGFTNLRKITDTDTSFALPGYPGPYPNNWTRAITPTVARDGYYVASSQKISKINPSGYEVWSVNQADIGISNPYKLLAEPNGVTFVAFSAGRVVLQKLSLSGTPLWQVDVTDGGPSDLLKASDGGYIVATNTPRFIKFSPEQTTSNFALTSPNYDCNTGQLTLNTSGGNGSAIEYRIIGLRDWAASNSFSVPAHQRNGTTFNLEARQNGQMISVGFTTACGTTTPPPSTTTTPPVNPPANSFEVRASYDCNTGQLSAVVNNPNGSVEYRAAGLRDWSGNNNFLVPTWQRTNTTFKIEARTSLGAYTSTDFTTACGTTAPPVAPPVTPPAGTALRFETPAFYCETGLLRLITSGGDGSLVEYRIPGLRDWGPTDFTVPTYQRQSTTFTLYARQSGREISTTFTASCPANARLASAETGRNWQVTLLGNPVEDQVQVRLTGAAGQTVVLRMSDATGRIVAERAVQMQATEQIETLRIGGSAGVYLLGAVCNGQQQTLKVVKK, from the coding sequence ATGACAAACCTTTCCAAATCCACCCTTTTCGGGATGTTGTTGGTGCTGCTGAGCGTAGCATCAGTATGGGCGCAAAGCGCGCCAACGGTACAATGGCGTGTTGATCTGGGACAGCCCCCCACGGTAGCAAAGGTCGTTAACGCACCGGGAGGAGAGTATTTCGTTCTTCTCACCCCTCGATTTGGTAGCTCAACGTTGGCACGGTTAACGGCTGACGGGCAGTATCAGCCTATTCGCACCCTGCCTAACTCACCTGATACCTATGAGGCCAATCAGCTTATCAGAACACAGGACGGTGGCTTTTTGATTAGCGGTAACGTTAACCGTGACGGATTCAATGCTCGAGGCTTTATCACCAAGTTAGATGTGCAGGGAAATACCGTTTGGAATACGGTCCCGGACCCATTGCCGTTGGTGCCCGGCATACGCCCTACGAGTTACAGAAATACATTTCTGCTGGAGCGTTCCGATTACTACGTGAAGTTCACAAACATTGGAAGAGGGATTGTTTCAAGTGCATTTCGCCAGCACTTTGACAAAAATGGCCGAGAGCTTACATTCGGACGAACACCGGTCGATAATACTCTGGCCTACGCAGCTTCCACAGAATTTGTGAGCGACCTTGCCGAAGCTGTCGATGGGGGGATTCTTGTCGGATTTGGAAATGGCTTTACAAACCTCAGGAAAATCACAGATACCGATACCAGTTTTGCTCTGCCCGGCTACCCCGGCCCATACCCCAACAATTGGACACGGGCAATTACGCCTACGGTTGCCCGCGATGGTTACTATGTAGCGAGCAGCCAGAAAATCAGCAAAATAAACCCCAGCGGTTATGAAGTCTGGTCGGTCAATCAGGCCGATATTGGAATTTCCAACCCATATAAATTATTGGCAGAACCCAACGGCGTAACCTTCGTAGCCTTTAGCGCGGGCAGAGTGGTGTTGCAAAAGCTGAGCCTGTCAGGCACCCCGCTCTGGCAGGTTGATGTGACCGACGGAGGCCCCTCCGACCTCTTGAAAGCGTCTGATGGCGGGTATATCGTGGCCACAAATACCCCCCGGTTCATCAAGTTCAGCCCCGAACAAACCACCAGTAATTTTGCTCTGACGTCCCCCAACTACGACTGCAATACGGGCCAGCTGACCCTCAACACCTCTGGCGGCAACGGCTCGGCCATCGAGTACCGCATAATCGGCCTGCGCGACTGGGCAGCCAGCAACAGCTTCTCGGTACCCGCCCATCAGCGCAACGGCACCACCTTCAACCTGGAGGCCCGTCAGAATGGGCAAATGATTTCGGTAGGGTTCACCACCGCCTGTGGCACTACCACCCCGCCCCCAAGTACCACCACCACTCCGCCCGTTAATCCACCCGCCAATAGCTTTGAAGTACGTGCCAGCTACGACTGCAACACCGGTCAACTCAGCGCGGTGGTCAACAATCCCAATGGTAGCGTTGAGTACCGTGCCGCCGGTCTGCGTGATTGGTCGGGTAACAACAACTTTCTGGTACCCACCTGGCAGCGCACCAACACCACCTTTAAGATCGAAGCTCGCACCAGCCTGGGCGCTTACACCAGTACCGACTTCACCACGGCCTGCGGGACTACCGCACCGCCCGTCGCCCCACCGGTGACACCTCCTGCGGGAACGGCGCTGCGGTTTGAAACGCCAGCGTTTTACTGCGAAACGGGCCTGCTGCGGCTCATCACGAGCGGGGGCGATGGTTCGCTGGTGGAGTACCGCATCCCCGGCCTACGCGACTGGGGCCCGACCGACTTCACGGTGCCTACCTATCAGCGGCAAAGTACCACCTTCACCCTATATGCGCGCCAGAGCGGTCGCGAAATCAGCACCACCTTCACGGCCAGCTGCCCCGCCAACGCGCGTTTGGCCAGTGCCGAAACAGGCCGGAACTGGCAGGTGACACTGCTGGGCAATCCCGTGGAAGATCAGGTACAGGTGCGCCTAACGGGTGCGGCAGGCCAAACGGTTGTGCTTCGGATGAGTGACGCCACGGGCCGAATCGTGGCAGAGCGGGCGGTGCAGATGCAGGCTACCGAGCAAATCGAGACGCTGCGCATAGGCGGTTCAGCCGGTGTGTATCTGCTGGGAGCCGTGTGCAACGGTCAGCAACAGACGCTGAAAGTAGTGAAGAAATAG
- a CDS encoding DEAD/DEAH box helicase produces the protein MKFSDYNIAPEVKQNLETLGFKRPTDIQYKAIPPILKGEDVLAIAQTGTGKTAAFAIPIISQLHLRKTSSRAEGIRCVVMVPTRELAIQIAEAFTELARHTRVRIYAVTGGVDQDPQIARLEKGFDILVATPGRVFDLVHQGHLRLNRVEMLVLDEADHMLDLGFIKDIRDLIRHLPRQRQTLFFSATIDETIKKLAYSLVHNPIRIQISPDNPVNKNIDHAIAFMEMDDKRFFLERLINEHPESKLLVFVRTKVRAERVLKALERVGLRSQTIHGDKDQQDRLQVMREFRHGTVKVLIATDVSARGIDIPNVDYVVNYDLPEQPENYVHRIGRTGRGTSKGRAVSFCSPEENPLLADIEDYIGGPIDRVIFSDDERQLTRDISPEASFNLKALLKEVAEFEENGRKKKKNKK, from the coding sequence GTCCTACAGATATTCAATACAAGGCCATTCCGCCTATTCTGAAAGGCGAGGATGTGCTGGCCATCGCCCAAACGGGCACCGGCAAAACGGCGGCCTTCGCCATCCCGATCATCAGTCAGTTGCACCTGCGCAAAACGTCCTCGCGGGCCGAGGGAATCCGGTGCGTGGTGATGGTGCCGACGCGCGAACTGGCGATTCAGATTGCCGAAGCGTTTACGGAACTGGCGCGCCATACCCGGGTGCGGATTTACGCCGTGACGGGCGGGGTGGATCAGGACCCGCAAATTGCGCGGCTCGAAAAAGGGTTTGATATTCTGGTTGCCACACCCGGCCGGGTGTTTGATCTGGTGCATCAGGGCCACCTGCGGCTCAACCGGGTCGAAATGCTCGTGCTCGACGAAGCCGACCATATGCTCGATCTGGGTTTTATCAAGGATATCCGCGATCTGATCCGGCATTTGCCCCGGCAGCGGCAAACGCTTTTTTTCTCGGCTACCATCGACGAGACGATTAAGAAGCTGGCGTATTCGCTGGTCCACAACCCCATCCGAATCCAGATTTCGCCCGATAACCCGGTCAACAAAAACATTGACCACGCCATTGCCTTCATGGAAATGGACGACAAGCGTTTTTTTCTGGAACGTCTGATCAACGAGCACCCCGAGAGCAAACTCCTTGTTTTTGTCCGGACCAAAGTGCGGGCCGAGCGGGTATTGAAGGCACTCGAACGGGTGGGGCTACGGAGCCAAACTATCCACGGCGACAAAGATCAGCAGGACCGGTTGCAGGTGATGCGCGAGTTTCGCCATGGCACGGTGAAAGTGCTCATTGCTACCGACGTAAGCGCGCGCGGCATCGACATCCCGAACGTGGATTACGTGGTCAATTATGACCTACCCGAGCAACCCGAAAACTACGTACACCGCATTGGGCGCACGGGCCGGGGTACCAGCAAAGGCAGGGCGGTGTCGTTTTGCAGCCCCGAAGAAAACCCCCTTCTGGCCGATATTGAAGACTACATCGGCGGGCCCATCGACCGGGTTATTTTCTCCGACGACGAGCGGCAGCTTACCCGCGACATTAGCCCCGAAGCCAGTTTCAACCTCAAAGCCTTACTGAAAGAAGTGGCCGAGTTTGAAGAAAACGGCAGAAAGAAAAAGAAAAACAAGAAGTAG